One Myxococcaceae bacterium JPH2 genomic window carries:
- a CDS encoding amino acid adenylation domain-containing protein, with the protein MSSGPISAFTSATDVSCSTLVELLRTRARLQPDLRGFTFLVDGDSEEAHLTYAELDRKARAIAAALQARGAQGQRALLLYPPGLDYIAGFFGCLYAGVIAVPIYPPDPMRLGRTMPRLLAICQDAQATVALTTDFIYGMAEMLFEQAPELRSLHWMATDTLDAEVAEGWREPTVDAGTRVFLQYTSGSTSSPKGVVLTHSNLLHNSKLIYQCFGHSKESQGVIWLPPYHDMGLIGGILQPLYGGFPVVLFSPVDFLKRPMRWLNAISRYRATTSGGPNFAFDLCVRKSTPEERAALDLSRWNLAFNGAEPIHPDTLTRFAEAFGPSGFKSEAIYPCYGLAEGTLIASGGHKDELPTQRTVNGAALKQNRVEYLTPGAPGAQTQVGSGRNLPDQRIVIASPETGAPCAPGAVGEIWVSGPSVAQGYWNRPEQSAATFHGKLAGTEDPTEFLRTGDLGFLSDGELFVTGRLKDLIIIRGRNHYPQDIERTVELTHQAIRPGCTAAFSVELGDEERLVAVTEVDRRAVESGGLDLDALAQSIRQNVADQHELQLYGVVILGAGAIPKTSSGKIQRFAARAEFVAGTLEALHQSILTSTAPTAPAAATAQTHQAEAAPQPAREPSFIQKMLAAVQDPTARRAMLTVFLQEQAAQVLRLPTSQVDPSKPLHAYGVDSLMAVDFKSGLDASLGVDVPLSDILQGVPLAKLAEVVEALLSAPASSRASGPVAAAQQSGDAPLSGGQQSLWFLQQLAPESAAYHVPVAVRVRGALDATALRGAFESIVARHPALRTTFAMGATGPVQRVHPQLPLDFATTDAAGWSEAQVLEHLSAEARRPFDLEKGPLLRVRLFTRAADDHALLIALHHIVTDFWSLAVMAEELDALYPALRLGKQPALAAPSRSYADYARWQAEMLAGARGAALEKYWREQLSGPLPVLELPTDRPRPPVQTYHGQVFATRLDAKLTEAVKALAREQGATPNMVLQASFQALLHRYTGQQDFTLGVVSAGRGRAELAQVTGYFVNPLVVRTRPSPTLSFTDYLAQTRTTMLGALEHQDYPFSTLVDRIQPVRDQSRSPLFQVMFVYQRASKLDERGLTPFSLDIPGARAQVAGLPIESLVLEHQDAQFDLTLTMGEADGELVASFEFNTDLFDAATVERMAGHLRTLLTGIVAHPSQSLAALPVLTKAEQQQLLETWRGPRVPLTDADMLPALFAAQVARTPENIAVFFQDASLSYRELSQRAGHLAVWLREHGVKPGDVVGLCLERSVETLVSVLGVLSAGAAYAPIDPAYPAERLAFILEDAQAALLLTHSSLRRVLPSGAATRLVNVDQDIDWSAAASTSLPAPAVAKAGDLACLVYTSGSTGQPKGVMLEHGGLANLVRSFLESYHPDAGDRMLPLTSVSSASFVGEILPLLCVGGALVLPTEDEILDQEKLFGLISRHTVSIVSTVPAVIAGLNARKDELPPLKLVLSGGEALVAGDVEKLLGTTPVVNGYGLTETTVCTTYHHLKVEDLQGHTWVPIGRPIINTDVYVLDGERNLLPVGAPGELYVGGLGLARGYWRRPELTSERFVANPFQPGSRLYRTGDMARWSTEGVLEFLSRADDQVKIRGFRIELGEVAAAVRRHPAVREAFLMAREDSPGDKRLVAYVVLGEPAPTHTDLHAFLSEALPPYMLPSAYVPLASLPLTPHGKVDAKALPAPEGAKLATAAAYAPPQSAVERSVATIWQSVLKVERVGLHDNFFELGGNSMLIAQAHRRLREELGANLALVDMFKFTTVSALAQHLSRKDEDSGAAAQKLKDEAERRRAAQARRQQARGRGK; encoded by the coding sequence ATGTCCTCTGGCCCGATTTCCGCTTTCACGTCGGCAACCGACGTCTCGTGCTCCACGCTCGTGGAGTTGCTGCGCACGCGTGCCCGGCTCCAGCCGGACCTGCGCGGCTTCACGTTCCTCGTCGATGGCGACAGCGAGGAAGCGCACCTCACCTACGCGGAGCTGGATCGCAAGGCGCGCGCCATCGCGGCGGCGCTCCAGGCGCGCGGGGCGCAAGGACAGCGGGCGCTGCTGCTGTATCCGCCGGGGCTCGACTACATCGCGGGCTTCTTCGGCTGCCTCTACGCGGGCGTCATCGCGGTGCCCATCTATCCGCCGGACCCCATGCGCCTGGGCCGCACGATGCCGCGCCTCCTGGCCATCTGCCAGGACGCGCAGGCCACCGTCGCGCTCACCACGGACTTCATCTACGGCATGGCCGAGATGCTGTTCGAGCAGGCCCCGGAGCTGCGCTCGCTGCACTGGATGGCCACGGACACGCTGGACGCGGAAGTCGCCGAGGGCTGGCGCGAGCCCACCGTGGACGCCGGCACGCGCGTGTTCCTCCAGTACACGTCCGGCTCCACGTCCTCGCCCAAGGGCGTGGTGCTCACGCACTCCAACCTGCTGCACAACTCGAAGCTGATCTACCAGTGCTTCGGGCACTCGAAAGAGAGCCAGGGCGTCATCTGGCTGCCGCCGTACCACGACATGGGGCTCATCGGTGGCATCCTCCAGCCGCTGTATGGCGGCTTCCCGGTGGTGCTGTTCTCGCCGGTGGACTTCCTCAAGCGGCCCATGCGCTGGCTCAACGCCATCTCGCGCTACCGCGCCACCACGAGCGGCGGACCCAACTTCGCGTTCGACCTGTGCGTGCGCAAGTCCACGCCCGAGGAGCGCGCCGCGCTGGACCTGAGCCGGTGGAACCTCGCCTTCAACGGCGCCGAGCCCATCCACCCGGACACGCTCACGCGCTTCGCGGAGGCCTTCGGTCCCTCGGGCTTCAAGTCCGAGGCCATCTACCCGTGCTACGGCCTCGCCGAGGGCACGCTCATCGCCTCGGGTGGCCACAAGGACGAGCTGCCCACCCAGCGCACCGTGAACGGCGCCGCGCTCAAGCAGAACCGCGTGGAGTACCTGACGCCGGGGGCGCCGGGCGCGCAGACGCAGGTGGGCTCGGGCCGCAACCTGCCGGATCAGCGCATCGTCATCGCGAGCCCGGAGACCGGCGCGCCGTGCGCTCCGGGCGCGGTGGGTGAAATCTGGGTGTCCGGCCCCAGCGTGGCTCAGGGCTACTGGAACCGCCCCGAGCAGTCCGCGGCCACCTTCCACGGGAAGCTCGCGGGCACGGAGGACCCCACCGAGTTCCTGCGCACCGGCGACCTGGGCTTCCTCTCGGACGGCGAGCTGTTCGTCACCGGCCGCCTCAAGGACCTCATCATCATCCGAGGCCGCAACCACTACCCGCAGGACATCGAGCGGACGGTGGAGCTCACCCACCAGGCCATCCGCCCGGGTTGCACCGCGGCGTTCTCCGTGGAGCTGGGAGACGAGGAGCGCCTCGTCGCGGTGACCGAGGTCGACCGCCGCGCCGTCGAGTCGGGCGGCCTGGACCTGGACGCGCTCGCGCAGTCCATCCGGCAGAACGTGGCGGATCAGCACGAGCTGCAGCTCTACGGCGTCGTCATCCTGGGCGCCGGAGCCATCCCCAAGACGTCCAGCGGCAAGATCCAGCGCTTCGCCGCGCGCGCCGAGTTCGTCGCCGGCACGCTGGAGGCGCTGCACCAGAGCATCCTCACCAGCACCGCGCCCACGGCCCCCGCCGCGGCCACCGCGCAGACGCACCAGGCCGAGGCCGCGCCGCAGCCCGCGCGTGAGCCCAGCTTCATCCAGAAGATGCTGGCCGCGGTGCAGGACCCCACCGCGCGCCGCGCGATGCTGACCGTGTTCCTCCAGGAGCAGGCCGCGCAGGTGCTGCGCCTGCCCACGTCGCAGGTGGATCCGTCCAAGCCCCTCCACGCCTACGGGGTCGACTCCCTCATGGCGGTGGACTTCAAGAGCGGCCTGGACGCGAGCCTGGGCGTGGACGTGCCCCTGTCGGACATCCTCCAGGGCGTTCCGCTCGCGAAGCTGGCCGAGGTCGTGGAGGCACTCCTGTCCGCGCCCGCGTCGTCCCGCGCCTCGGGCCCGGTGGCGGCCGCGCAGCAGAGCGGTGACGCTCCGCTGTCTGGCGGCCAGCAGTCCCTCTGGTTCCTCCAGCAGCTCGCGCCCGAGAGCGCGGCCTACCACGTGCCCGTCGCGGTGCGCGTGCGCGGGGCCTTGGATGCCACGGCGCTGCGCGGCGCGTTCGAGTCCATCGTCGCGCGGCACCCCGCCCTGCGCACCACGTTCGCCATGGGCGCCACGGGCCCCGTGCAGCGCGTGCACCCGCAGCTCCCGCTCGACTTCGCGACCACGGACGCGGCGGGCTGGAGCGAGGCGCAGGTGCTGGAGCACCTGTCCGCCGAGGCTCGCCGCCCGTTCGACCTGGAGAAGGGCCCGCTCCTGCGCGTGCGCCTCTTCACCCGCGCGGCGGATGACCACGCGCTGCTCATCGCCCTGCACCACATCGTCACGGACTTCTGGTCGCTGGCGGTGATGGCCGAGGAGTTGGACGCGCTCTACCCCGCGCTGCGCCTGGGCAAGCAGCCCGCGCTGGCGGCGCCGTCTCGCAGCTACGCGGACTACGCGCGGTGGCAGGCGGAGATGCTCGCGGGTGCTCGCGGCGCGGCGCTGGAGAAGTACTGGCGCGAGCAGCTCTCCGGCCCGCTGCCGGTGCTGGAGCTGCCCACGGATCGCCCGCGCCCGCCCGTGCAGACGTACCACGGGCAGGTGTTCGCCACGCGGCTGGACGCGAAGCTCACCGAGGCCGTGAAGGCACTCGCGCGTGAGCAGGGCGCCACGCCCAACATGGTGCTCCAGGCGTCCTTCCAGGCGCTCCTGCACCGCTACACGGGCCAGCAGGACTTCACGCTCGGCGTGGTGAGCGCGGGCCGTGGACGCGCGGAGCTGGCGCAGGTGACGGGCTACTTCGTCAACCCGCTCGTGGTGCGCACGCGGCCCTCGCCCACGCTCTCCTTCACGGACTACCTGGCCCAGACGCGCACGACGATGCTCGGGGCGCTGGAGCACCAGGACTACCCCTTCAGCACACTGGTGGATCGCATCCAGCCGGTGCGCGACCAGAGCCGCTCGCCGCTGTTCCAGGTGATGTTCGTCTACCAGCGCGCCTCCAAGCTGGATGAGCGCGGCCTCACGCCCTTCTCCCTGGACATCCCCGGCGCTCGGGCCCAGGTAGCGGGGCTGCCCATCGAGTCGCTGGTGCTGGAGCACCAGGATGCGCAGTTCGACCTCACGCTCACCATGGGCGAGGCGGACGGCGAGCTGGTGGCGTCCTTCGAGTTCAACACCGACCTGTTCGACGCGGCCACCGTGGAGCGCATGGCGGGCCACCTGCGCACGCTGCTGACCGGCATCGTCGCGCATCCGAGCCAGTCGCTCGCGGCCCTGCCCGTGCTGACGAAGGCCGAGCAGCAGCAGCTCCTGGAGACATGGCGGGGCCCGCGCGTGCCGCTGACGGACGCGGACATGCTGCCCGCGCTGTTCGCCGCGCAGGTCGCGCGCACGCCGGAGAACATCGCGGTCTTCTTCCAGGACGCGAGCCTGAGCTACCGCGAGCTGAGCCAGCGCGCGGGCCACCTGGCCGTCTGGCTGCGCGAGCACGGCGTGAAGCCGGGCGACGTGGTGGGCCTGTGCCTGGAGCGCTCGGTGGAGACGCTCGTGTCGGTGCTGGGCGTGCTGTCCGCGGGCGCGGCGTACGCGCCCATCGATCCGGCCTACCCCGCGGAGCGACTGGCCTTCATCCTCGAGGATGCCCAGGCCGCCCTGCTGCTCACCCACTCGTCGCTGCGGCGCGTGCTGCCCTCGGGCGCGGCGACGCGGCTGGTGAACGTGGATCAGGACATCGACTGGAGCGCCGCGGCGAGCACCTCGCTGCCCGCGCCCGCGGTGGCCAAGGCCGGGGACCTCGCGTGCCTCGTGTACACGTCCGGATCCACGGGTCAGCCCAAGGGCGTGATGCTGGAGCACGGCGGTCTGGCGAACCTGGTGCGCTCGTTCCTCGAGTCGTACCACCCGGACGCGGGCGACCGGATGCTGCCCCTCACGTCCGTGTCCTCGGCCAGCTTCGTGGGCGAAATCCTCCCGCTGCTGTGCGTGGGCGGCGCGCTGGTGCTGCCCACCGAGGATGAGATCCTCGACCAGGAGAAGCTCTTCGGCCTCATCTCGCGGCACACCGTGAGCATCGTCAGCACGGTGCCCGCGGTCATCGCGGGCCTCAACGCGCGCAAGGACGAGCTGCCGCCCCTCAAGCTCGTGCTGAGCGGTGGCGAGGCGCTGGTGGCCGGCGACGTGGAGAAGCTCCTGGGCACCACGCCGGTGGTCAACGGCTACGGCCTCACCGAGACCACGGTCTGCACCACGTACCACCACCTGAAGGTCGAGGACCTCCAGGGGCACACGTGGGTGCCGATTGGCCGCCCCATCATCAACACGGACGTCTACGTGCTGGATGGCGAGCGCAACCTCTTGCCGGTGGGCGCGCCGGGCGAGCTGTACGTGGGCGGATTGGGACTGGCGCGCGGCTACTGGCGCCGTCCGGAGCTGACGTCCGAGCGCTTCGTGGCCAATCCCTTCCAGCCCGGGTCCAGGCTCTACCGCACGGGCGACATGGCGCGCTGGAGCACCGAGGGCGTGCTCGAGTTCCTGTCTCGCGCGGACGACCAGGTGAAGATCCGCGGCTTCCGCATCGAGCTGGGTGAAGTGGCCGCCGCCGTGCGCCGCCACCCGGCCGTGCGCGAGGCGTTCCTCATGGCCCGCGAGGACTCGCCGGGCGACAAGCGGCTCGTGGCCTACGTGGTGCTCGGAGAGCCCGCGCCCACGCACACGGACCTGCACGCCTTCCTCTCCGAGGCGCTGCCGCCGTACATGCTGCCGTCCGCGTATGTGCCGCTCGCGTCGCTGCCGCTCACCCCGCACGGGAAGGTGGACGCGAAGGCCCTGCCCGCGCCCGAGGGCGCCAAGCTGGCCACGGCCGCCGCCTACGCCCCGCCGCAGAGCGCGGTGGAGCGCAGCGTCGCCACCATCTGGCAGTCCGTGCTGAAGGTGGAGCGCGTGGGGCTGCACGACAACTTCTTCGAGCTGGGAGGCAACTCCATGCTCATCGCTCAGGCGCACCGTCGCCTGCGCGAGGAACTGGGCGCCAACCTGGCCTTGGTGGACATGTTCAAGTTCACCACGGTCAGCGCGCTCGCCCAGCACCTGTCCCGCAAAGACGAGGACAGCGGCGCCGCCGCGCAGAAGCTCAAGGACGAGGCGGAGCGACGTCGGGCTGCACAAGCCCGCCGGCAGCAGGCCCGCGGTCGCGGCAAGTAG